In Monodelphis domestica isolate mMonDom1 chromosome 4, mMonDom1.pri, whole genome shotgun sequence, one DNA window encodes the following:
- the LOC100010741 gene encoding baculoviral IAP repeat-containing protein 2-like yields the protein MNLVENIMFLSNMNISNLYELKYDFSCELYRISTYSAFPVNVPVSERSLARAGFYYTGVNDRVKCFCCGLMLDNWKQGDNAINKHKQLFPSCAFIQNLTSVNNLESNSQSALSSSLNSASCSLSPSSEQSGYFSGSYSSFPLEPVTSRGVEDLSPLNTSPYSYSMSTEEARILTYQAWPLTFLSPLDLARAGFYYIGPGDMVACFACGGKLSNWEPKDDAMSEHRRHFPHCPFLESQIQETSRFNVSNLSMQTYAARVKTFVTWPPQIPVHPEQLASAGFYYVGCNDDVKCFCCDGGLRCWESGDDPWVEHAKWFPRCEYLIEMKGQQFINQIQASYPHLLEQLLSTSDVPVDENAGLPIIHFGLGENHAEDAVMMNTSAVRSALEMGFQRRLIKQTVQSKILTTGENYKTVSDLVSDLLKAEDETREEDEQAEEIESDDLSLIQKNRMALFQHLTCVLPVLNCLLTASVINEQEYDVIKQKTQISLQVRELIDTIIVKGNIAANIFKKCLRDFDPVLYENLFVEKNMKYIPTEDVSGLPIEEQLRRLQEERTCKVCMDKEVSVVFIPCGHLVVCKECASSLRKCPICRSTVKGTVRTFLS from the exons ATGAATTTAGTAGAAAACATCATGTTCTTATCAAATATGAACATCAGCAACCTATATGAACTGAAGTATGACTTTTCTTGTGAACTCTACAGAATATCTACATACTCTGCTTTCCCAGTCAATGTTCCAGTCTCAGAAAGGAGTCTTGCTCGGGCTGGATTTTATTACACTGGTGTGAACGACAGAGTTAAATGTTTCTGTTGTGGCTTAATGTTGGATAACTGGAAACAAGGAGACAATGCGATTAACAAACACAAACAGTTATTTCCCAGCTGTGCCTTCATTCAGAATCTGACTTCAGTTAACAATCTAGAATCAAACTCTCAATCTGCTCTTTCTTCCTCACTGAATAGTGCCTCGTGTTCATTGTCTCCAAGTTCAGAACAGAGTGGATATTTCAGTGGTTCTTATTCCAGTTTTCCACTGGAGCCAGTGACTTCCAGAGGAGTTGAGGACTTGTCCCCTTTGAACACCAGCCCCTACAGTTATTCTATGAGTACTGAAGAGGCCAGAATTCTTACTTACCAGGCATGGCCATTGACATTTCTGTCACCATTAGATCTGGCAAGAGCTGGCTTTTATTATATAGGACCTGGAGACATGGTAGCTTGCTTTGCCTGTGGTGGGAAACTGAGTAACTGGGAACCAAAAGATGATGCCATGTCAGAGCACCGAAGACATTTTCCTCACTGTCCTTTCCTGGAGAGTCAAATCCAAGAAACATCAAGGTTCAATGTTTCTAATCTGAGCATGCAAACTTATGCAGCCCGTGTGAAAACCTTTGTGACCTGGCCACCTCAAATTCCAGTTCATCCAGAGCAGCTTGCAAGTGCTGGCTTTTATTATGTGg GTTGCAATGATGATGTGAAGTGCTTTTGCTGTGATGGTGGGCTGAGATGTTGGGAATCCGGAGATGATCCCTGGGTGGAACATGCCAAATGGTTTCCAAG GTGTGAGTATTTAATTGAAATGAAAGGACAACAGTTCATCAATCAAATTCAAGCCAGTTATCCTCATCTTCTTGAACAG CTGCTATCTACATCAGATGTTCCAGTGGATGAAAATGCTGGCCTACCAA TTATTCATTTTGGACTGGGAGAAAACCATGCAGAAGATGCAGTCATGATGAATACATCAGCGGTCAGATCAGCTTTGGAAATGGGCTTTCAGAGAAGGCTAATAAAACAGACAGTTCAGAGTAAAATTTTAACAACTGGAGAAAATTACAAAACAGTCAGTGATCTTGTATCAGATTTGCTTAAGGCAGAAGATGAAACAAGAGAAGAGGATGAACAAGCTGAGGAAATAGAATCAG ATGACTTATCATTAATTCAGAAGAACAGAATGGCTCTGTTTCAACATTTGACCTGTGTGCTTCCTGTTCTGAATTGTCTATTGACTGCCAGTGTGATCAATGAACAAGAATATGATGTTattaaacaaaaaacacaaatatCTTTGCAAGTCAGAGAACTGATTGATACCATTATAGTTAAAGGAAATATTGCTGCAAACATATTCAAAAAATGTCTCAGAGATTTTGACCCAGTCTTATATGAGAATTTATTTG tgGAAAAGAACATGAAGTATATTCCAACAGAAGATGTTTCAG gcTTGCCAATAGAAGAACAATTGAGGAGATTACAAGAAGAAAGAACTTGTAAAGTTTGTATGGATAAAGAAGTATCTGTTGTTTTTATTCCTTGTGGACATCTAGTAGTTTGCAAAGAATGTGCATCTTCCCTAAGAAAATGCCCTATTTGTAGAAGTACTGTCAAGGGTACAGTTCGTACATTTCTTTCATAA